The Sporocytophaga myxococcoides genome includes a window with the following:
- a CDS encoding sugar phosphate nucleotidyltransferase, whose amino-acid sequence MKIIIPMAGMGKRMRPHTLTVPKPLIPIAGKPIVQRLVEDIAKVCGTKVDEVAFIIGNFGKEVEKKLMEIAASVGAKGSIYYQEEALGTAHAILCAKEALKGNLVVAFADTLFKADFKLDTSSEGIIWVQKVEDPKPFGVVTLNEKEEITKFVEKPETFVSDLAIIGIYYFKDGEYLSKELQYLIDNNIKDKGEYQLTNALDNMKNKGTKFKPGKVTEWLDCGNKDSTVQTNERYLDYIKDQQLVAKSARITNSVIIPPCYVGENAEISNTILGPFVSVGNGTKITDSVVKKSIIQEKAVVKNANISNSMLGNSATFEGKPSDLSVGDFNTIVL is encoded by the coding sequence ATGAAGATAATTATTCCAATGGCGGGAATGGGCAAGAGAATGCGCCCTCATACCTTAACTGTTCCAAAACCACTTATCCCGATCGCTGGCAAGCCTATTGTGCAGAGACTTGTAGAGGATATTGCAAAAGTTTGTGGAACAAAAGTAGACGAAGTAGCATTCATCATTGGTAACTTTGGAAAAGAAGTAGAAAAAAAACTGATGGAAATTGCTGCATCAGTTGGAGCAAAAGGAAGCATTTACTATCAGGAAGAAGCATTGGGAACGGCTCATGCAATTCTTTGTGCAAAAGAAGCTTTAAAAGGAAATCTTGTGGTAGCATTTGCTGATACACTTTTTAAAGCAGATTTTAAACTTGACACTTCTTCTGAAGGCATTATCTGGGTACAGAAAGTTGAAGATCCAAAACCATTTGGAGTCGTAACTCTAAATGAGAAAGAAGAAATTACTAAATTTGTAGAAAAACCGGAAACATTCGTATCCGACCTTGCAATTATCGGTATTTACTATTTCAAAGACGGAGAATATTTATCAAAAGAACTTCAGTACCTTATTGACAATAATATCAAAGACAAAGGTGAGTACCAGCTTACCAACGCACTTGATAATATGAAAAACAAAGGGACTAAGTTTAAACCTGGAAAAGTTACCGAGTGGCTTGATTGCGGAAACAAAGATTCTACAGTTCAGACCAACGAAAGATACCTGGATTATATTAAAGATCAGCAACTTGTTGCAAAGTCGGCCAGAATTACAAACTCTGTAATCATCCCTCCTTGTTACGTCGGTGAAAATGCTGAAATCAGCAATACAATCCTGGGACCATTCGTTTCTGTGGGAAATGGAACAAAAATTACTGATTCTGTGGTTAAAAAGTCTATAATCCAGGAAAAGGCTGTCGTTAAAAATGCCAACATCAGCAATTCGATGCTTGGAAACTCTGCTACCTTTGAAGGAAAGCCATCCGACCTTAGTGTTGGAGACTTCAATACCATTGTGCTTTAA
- the dut gene encoding dUTP diphosphatase has translation MQVRIINNSRHGLPSYQTEGSAGMDLRADLDTPVLLKPMERALISTKLFIELPLGYEAQIRPRSGLAFKNGITVLNSPGTIDSDYRGEIKVLLVNLSTEDFLINDGERIAQMIISKYEQISWLPVKELANSQRAAGGFGSTGTR, from the coding sequence ATGCAGGTAAGAATCATAAATAATTCCAGACACGGACTTCCATCCTATCAAACTGAAGGTTCGGCAGGCATGGATTTGCGGGCAGATCTTGACACACCGGTTTTGTTAAAACCAATGGAACGAGCTTTGATTTCTACAAAATTATTTATTGAACTCCCTTTAGGATATGAAGCACAGATAAGACCCAGAAGTGGCCTTGCTTTTAAGAACGGAATTACAGTGCTTAATTCCCCCGGCACTATTGATTCAGATTACAGAGGAGAAATTAAAGTTCTGTTAGTTAATCTTTCCACTGAAGATTTTCTGATTAACGATGGAGAAAGAATTGCACAAATGATAATAAGTAAATATGAACAAATTAGCTGGTTACCTGTTAAAGAGCTAGCCAATTCCCAAAGGGCGGCAGGCGGTTTCGGCAGTACCGGAACCAGATAA
- a CDS encoding oligosaccharide flippase family protein, whose product MSLLKKLAGQTALYGLSSILGRAINFLLVPFYTAVLAPVQFGTITELYAYVAFFNILYLYGMETAYFRFATKENLSEETVFNQSETSLIFSSLLLSGAILLLSPVIANGLDYHGHSSYFILLGTILAIDSMLAIPFARLRLQNKAGVFATAKLFNILVNVGFNIFFLVFCKKIAAGEQFPSLKPLAQSIYSEEYIVEYILISNLIASFLTIFFLLKTFKGFKIDFNWERLKPMLIYSIPMLFIGLAGMVDEMLSRIILKYVLPEGFYPNRTNLEALGIFGACYRLSMFMTLAVQSFRYASDPFFFSQAKDKNAPELFATVMKWFVIACSFLYVVVSCNLSLFEKILRGEIFREGILVVPVLLMANLFLGIYYNLSIWYKLTDKTQLGTLISILGAAITIIANFILIPFFGYMGSAVTTLICYFIMSAVSYLWGKKYFPVPYNIGSALFYLTFAVILSILALSYPFGKGSIMSYGFQVILLGTYLFVVFLIERKQMNFKAS is encoded by the coding sequence ATGTCACTTCTCAAAAAATTAGCGGGGCAGACAGCCCTTTATGGACTAAGCAGTATTCTTGGAAGGGCAATCAATTTTTTGCTCGTCCCTTTTTATACCGCGGTTTTGGCACCTGTTCAGTTTGGAACCATAACAGAGCTTTATGCCTATGTAGCTTTCTTCAACATACTTTATTTATATGGTATGGAAACTGCATATTTTCGATTTGCAACTAAAGAAAATCTCAGTGAAGAAACTGTTTTTAATCAGTCCGAGACTTCATTAATCTTCTCAAGTCTCCTGCTGAGTGGTGCAATTCTTCTTCTTTCACCAGTTATTGCAAATGGACTTGATTATCACGGGCATTCCTCTTACTTCATCCTTCTCGGAACTATACTCGCTATAGACTCTATGTTGGCAATTCCGTTCGCCAGATTAAGACTGCAAAACAAAGCGGGAGTATTTGCAACAGCCAAATTGTTTAACATACTGGTAAATGTTGGCTTTAACATATTTTTTCTTGTTTTCTGTAAAAAAATAGCTGCTGGAGAACAGTTTCCATCTTTGAAACCATTGGCTCAATCTATTTATTCTGAAGAGTATATTGTAGAATATATCCTGATTTCAAATCTTATAGCCAGTTTTCTTACTATCTTCTTTTTACTAAAAACGTTTAAAGGCTTTAAAATAGATTTTAATTGGGAAAGGCTTAAACCCATGCTTATATATTCTATCCCGATGTTATTCATAGGACTAGCTGGAATGGTTGATGAAATGTTAAGCAGGATCATATTAAAATATGTTTTACCTGAAGGCTTTTATCCGAATAGAACCAATCTTGAAGCTCTGGGAATTTTTGGCGCTTGTTACAGGCTTTCTATGTTTATGACCCTGGCAGTGCAATCATTTCGATATGCTTCAGACCCCTTCTTTTTTTCCCAGGCCAAAGATAAAAATGCTCCTGAACTCTTTGCGACTGTTATGAAATGGTTTGTAATAGCATGCTCATTCCTTTATGTTGTTGTCAGCTGTAATCTTTCTCTTTTTGAAAAAATATTGAGAGGAGAAATATTTAGAGAAGGAATACTTGTCGTGCCTGTACTTCTGATGGCCAATTTGTTTCTCGGAATATATTATAATTTATCTATATGGTATAAACTGACAGATAAAACTCAGCTTGGCACTCTGATAAGCATACTGGGAGCGGCTATTACAATCATAGCGAATTTTATACTGATACCTTTTTTCGGATACATGGGCAGTGCAGTCACCACACTAATATGTTATTTCATTATGTCCGCTGTAAGTTATTTATGGGGCAAAAAATATTTTCCAGTACCTTATAATATAGGTTCTGCATTATTTTACCTAACCTTTGCTGTCATTTTAAGTATACTAGCTCTCAGTTATCCTTTTGGGAAAGGTAGTATTATGAGCTACGGGTTTCAGGTGATTCTGCTTGGGACATATCTATTTGTGGTATTTTTGATCGAAAGAAAGCAAATGAATTTTAAAGCATCATAA
- a CDS encoding enoyl-CoA hydratase/isomerase family protein: MVDFKNLSVTEKDGILHITISRVEKMNALNHKTLEELKVAIQKAYDEDSIKGVILTGAGEKAFVAGADIKEISEVPEVNARKFSEYGQEIFDAFEKCPKPVIAAVNGFALGGGCELAMACHIRIASDSAKFGLPEVTLGILPGYGGTQRLPQLVGKGKAFELIMTGDMISAQDALAIGLVNHVTDKDQLIPKCLEILKKISTKAPIAIAQVVECINAAYSKEEDGYQTEANSFGICCKSEDFHEGTSAFLDKRKPEFKGK; encoded by the coding sequence ATGGTGGATTTTAAAAACTTATCAGTAACAGAGAAAGACGGAATACTTCATATAACGATCAGTCGGGTGGAGAAAATGAATGCGTTGAACCACAAAACCCTGGAAGAACTGAAAGTTGCTATTCAGAAAGCTTACGATGAAGACAGCATTAAAGGCGTAATCCTTACAGGTGCAGGAGAAAAGGCTTTTGTGGCTGGAGCTGATATCAAGGAGATATCAGAAGTACCGGAAGTTAACGCCAGAAAATTTTCCGAATATGGTCAGGAAATTTTTGACGCTTTTGAAAAATGCCCTAAACCCGTTATTGCTGCCGTTAATGGATTCGCCCTTGGCGGAGGTTGCGAGCTGGCAATGGCTTGTCATATCCGAATTGCATCCGACAGCGCCAAATTCGGTCTTCCGGAAGTTACGCTTGGTATTCTTCCTGGCTATGGAGGCACACAGCGACTTCCTCAATTAGTAGGAAAAGGCAAAGCATTTGAATTGATTATGACAGGTGACATGATTTCAGCTCAAGATGCACTTGCTATCGGGTTAGTGAATCACGTTACCGACAAAGATCAGCTTATACCAAAATGCCTTGAGATTCTGAAGAAAATCTCAACCAAAGCTCCGATTGCCATTGCCCAGGTTGTAGAATGCATCAATGCTGCTTATTCAAAAGAAGAAGACGGATATCAGACAGAAGCTAATTCATTTGGGATCTGCTGCAAATCGGAAGATTTTCATGAAGGCACTTCTGCATTTCTTGATAAAAGAAAACCTGAATTTAAGGGGAAATAA
- a CDS encoding rhomboid family intramembrane serine protease, producing the protein MNLLEDLKYQFRQKENGLTKIILINVIVYITGTILWVFSKGFGDMRLFDLIYINQHLPAHFSDFLQRPWSLATYFFSHTVPNPFHILGNMLGLYWFGRLVSEYLGNRRLISLYILGGLAGAAIYLLLYNFIPYFMHRAPLYGMIGASASVYAVIVAAATLLPDYYFHLVFIGPVRIKYIAAFFIFVSFIGSVGMNAGGNLAHLGGALLGYIFIKQLKKGIDLGKPVSAVSEFFNKLFTRRKIKVSYRNSEKSFNNEDKEPDQKEIDAILDKISKSGYSSLTKREKERLFRASSKK; encoded by the coding sequence ATGAATCTTTTAGAAGACTTAAAATATCAGTTTCGGCAAAAGGAAAATGGTCTGACAAAGATCATTCTGATCAATGTCATTGTTTATATAACAGGCACCATTTTGTGGGTATTCTCAAAAGGATTTGGGGATATGAGACTTTTCGACCTCATCTACATTAATCAACATCTCCCGGCTCATTTCAGTGATTTTCTTCAAAGGCCCTGGTCATTAGCAACTTACTTCTTTAGCCATACAGTACCTAATCCTTTTCATATTTTAGGTAATATGTTAGGTCTTTACTGGTTTGGTAGACTGGTCTCTGAATATCTTGGCAATAGAAGGCTGATTAGTTTGTATATCCTTGGTGGACTTGCAGGTGCTGCTATATATTTGCTGCTATATAATTTTATTCCTTATTTTATGCACCGAGCCCCATTATATGGCATGATCGGAGCTTCTGCAAGTGTATATGCAGTAATAGTTGCAGCAGCCACTCTCCTCCCAGATTATTACTTTCATTTGGTATTTATTGGGCCTGTCAGAATCAAATACATTGCAGCATTCTTTATTTTCGTTTCTTTTATTGGCTCTGTCGGCATGAATGCTGGAGGAAATTTAGCTCATTTAGGAGGAGCCCTATTAGGCTATATTTTCATCAAGCAACTTAAAAAAGGTATAGATCTGGGAAAACCGGTAAGCGCTGTCAGTGAGTTTTTCAATAAACTATTTACCAGAAGAAAAATTAAAGTAAGCTATAGAAACAGTGAAAAAAGCTTCAATAATGAAGATAAAGAACCGGATCAGAAAGAAATAGATGCCATCCTGGATAAAATTTCAAAATCCGGGTATTCCAGTCTTACAAAGCGAGAAAAGGAAAGACTTTTCAGAGCAAGCAGTAAAAAATAA
- a CDS encoding rhomboid family intramembrane serine protease, with protein sequence MQMSLTPMVKNLLILNIGVFLIMVFTKVDLIDIFGLRYLEATDFRPYQLFTHMFIHSGWGHLFSNMFGLFMFGPLLEKMWGSKRFLAFYMICGLGAALIYSGVEYFEMEKLNRLKLSFISSPSPESYIKFSRDALGNDDLSYPQLLNLFEKNPDNKEIIDLAKNRVISVYNKISNIPSVGASGALFGILLAFGMLFPNTELMMLFIPIPIKAKYFVAMYGIFELYSGVQRNPGDHVGHFAHLGGMLFAFLIVKYWERERNRFY encoded by the coding sequence ATGCAAATGTCCCTTACTCCCATGGTAAAAAATCTCCTGATCCTAAATATCGGGGTGTTTCTTATTATGGTGTTTACCAAAGTTGATCTTATTGATATATTTGGCCTTCGATACCTTGAAGCTACTGATTTTAGACCTTACCAGCTCTTTACTCATATGTTTATTCATTCAGGATGGGGTCATCTTTTTTCTAATATGTTCGGACTCTTTATGTTTGGACCACTTTTGGAGAAAATGTGGGGTTCAAAAAGATTTCTAGCTTTTTACATGATTTGTGGACTTGGAGCTGCTCTTATTTATTCAGGAGTTGAATATTTTGAAATGGAAAAATTAAACCGTTTAAAACTTTCATTTATTTCTTCTCCATCTCCAGAATCTTATATAAAATTCTCGAGAGATGCTTTGGGAAATGATGACTTAAGCTATCCTCAGCTACTAAATTTATTCGAAAAAAATCCAGACAATAAAGAGATTATAGATTTAGCGAAAAACAGAGTAATTTCAGTTTATAATAAAATATCAAATATTCCTAGTGTAGGTGCATCTGGGGCATTATTCGGAATATTATTAGCATTTGGAATGCTTTTTCCTAATACAGAATTAATGATGCTTTTTATACCCATACCAATAAAAGCTAAATATTTTGTTGCAATGTATGGCATATTTGAACTTTATTCGGGGGTTCAAAGAAATCCAGGCGATCATGTTGGTCACTTTGCTCATTTAGGCGGAATGTTATTCGCATTCCTGATTGTTAAATACTGGGAAAGAGAAAGAAATCGTTTTTATTAA
- the mutL gene encoding DNA mismatch repair endonuclease MutL: protein MPDIIRLLPDALANQIAAGEVVQRPASVVKELLENSIDAGSNKIQLIIKDAGKALIQVVDNGKGMSDTDARLSFERHATSKISSTEDLFAIRTFGFRGEALASIAAVAQVEMKTRRADDEVGTLIRIEGSEIKAQEPVNTPVGTSFSVKNLFFNVPARRNFLKSNPVEMRHILDEFHRAALAYPSIGFTLFQNDMEIFNMPSEKLSRRIISLFGQNYKEQLITCQEETDQLKIHGYIGKPENAKRTRGDQYFFVNNRFIKNNYLHHAVVHAFDNLLPDDSFPFYVLFIEIDPKHIDVNVHPTKTEIKFDDEKTIYAIIRAAVKKALATHNIAPSLDFEQDINFSLGQNPSSYQNFPPRREHEIERGNEAFKQGLRFPSSTNPLEEKNKDNWEQLYKSFENEEKPKTFETIRLGSAVNTKPEEKDVSLNKDLLYNENQSTFQLHQKYIVTQVKSGMLIVDQQAAHERILYEKYLNMLQNKFGASQQFLFPLKIELSHSDFALIMEMEEEIKSLGFVFNVFGNTTIVVNGIPADITGGNEKDLFEGLIEQFKNNRDELSIDRKENLARALAKRASLKPGTRLTLLEMNTLIDQLFACKSPNYAPNGNHTIVILDMNRIEKFFTKTQF, encoded by the coding sequence ATGCCAGATATAATTCGTCTCCTACCAGATGCCTTAGCCAATCAGATTGCTGCAGGTGAAGTTGTTCAAAGACCAGCTTCTGTGGTAAAAGAGCTTCTGGAAAATTCCATAGATGCGGGAAGCAATAAAATTCAACTAATAATAAAAGATGCAGGGAAAGCACTTATTCAGGTGGTTGACAATGGGAAAGGTATGTCTGACACTGATGCAAGACTTAGCTTTGAAAGACATGCAACATCCAAAATAAGTTCTACAGAAGACCTTTTTGCAATAAGAACTTTCGGGTTCCGGGGAGAAGCGCTGGCTTCCATTGCCGCAGTTGCTCAAGTCGAAATGAAAACCAGAAGGGCCGATGATGAAGTAGGAACCCTGATCAGAATAGAAGGCTCGGAAATAAAAGCTCAGGAACCTGTAAATACACCTGTAGGCACTAGTTTTAGTGTTAAAAACCTGTTCTTCAATGTCCCTGCAAGAAGAAACTTCCTGAAATCTAACCCTGTGGAAATGCGCCATATTCTGGATGAGTTTCACAGAGCTGCTCTGGCTTATCCTTCAATCGGCTTTACACTGTTTCAGAATGATATGGAAATATTCAACATGCCTTCAGAAAAACTGAGCAGAAGAATAATTTCCCTTTTTGGTCAAAATTACAAGGAACAACTTATTACTTGTCAGGAAGAAACGGACCAATTGAAAATCCATGGCTATATCGGAAAGCCTGAGAATGCCAAAAGAACAAGAGGCGATCAGTATTTCTTTGTAAATAACAGATTTATCAAAAATAATTACCTCCATCATGCTGTAGTTCATGCTTTTGACAATCTCCTTCCGGATGACAGTTTCCCTTTTTATGTGCTTTTTATAGAAATCGATCCTAAACACATAGATGTCAACGTTCATCCTACCAAAACCGAAATTAAATTTGATGATGAAAAAACCATTTATGCCATCATCAGAGCTGCTGTAAAAAAGGCACTTGCGACACACAACATTGCTCCTTCCCTTGATTTCGAACAGGATATCAATTTTTCACTTGGTCAAAATCCTTCAAGTTATCAAAATTTTCCGCCAAGGAGAGAACATGAAATAGAGAGAGGAAACGAAGCATTCAAACAGGGATTGCGATTCCCCTCTTCAACCAATCCATTGGAGGAAAAAAATAAAGATAACTGGGAACAGCTTTACAAATCTTTCGAAAACGAAGAAAAGCCAAAGACTTTTGAAACAATCAGACTGGGAAGTGCGGTAAATACCAAACCGGAAGAAAAGGATGTTTCATTAAATAAAGATCTCTTGTATAACGAAAACCAAAGCACATTTCAGCTTCACCAGAAATATATTGTTACTCAGGTTAAATCAGGAATGCTGATAGTAGACCAGCAGGCAGCACATGAAAGAATTCTCTATGAGAAATACCTGAATATGCTTCAGAATAAATTCGGAGCCTCTCAACAATTTCTTTTTCCTTTGAAAATTGAACTTTCCCACTCAGATTTTGCTCTGATTATGGAGATGGAAGAAGAAATCAAATCTCTGGGATTTGTCTTTAATGTATTCGGGAATACCACGATTGTTGTAAATGGAATCCCTGCGGATATTACCGGAGGAAATGAAAAGGATCTTTTTGAAGGCCTTATCGAGCAATTTAAAAACAATAGAGACGAATTAAGTATTGATAGGAAAGAAAACCTGGCAAGGGCCCTTGCGAAAAGAGCTTCATTGAAGCCGGGCACAAGACTTACCTTGCTGGAAATGAACACCCTGATAGATCAGTTATTTGCCTGTAAAAGTCCGAATTACGCGCCAAATGGAAACCATACAATCGTAATTCTTGACATGAACAGAATAGAAAAGTTTTTTACAAAAACCCAATTTTAA
- a CDS encoding glycoside hydrolase family 3 N-terminal domain-containing protein, with the protein MNQDAWVDSIMNSMSPQQRIGHLFMVAAYSNKGEKHVKEIEELITKYGIGGLIFFQGGPVRQAILTNRFQALSRVPLFIAMDAEWGLGMRLDSVISFPKQMTLGAIADDKYIYKMGKEVARQCRRLGVHVNFAPCVDVNSNPNNPVIGMRSFGEDKVNVANKGIAYMKGMQDNFVLTTAKHFPGHGDTETDSHHTLPVINHGIQRLTDVEMYPFRQLIKDSVMGVLVGHIHVPALDNTPNRATTLSPHVVTDILKNDLGFKGLIFTDALNMKGVSSFYKPGEVDLYALLSGNDVLLFPENVPVAIGKIEKAIENKQLSQEDVDQKVRKILRAKYWAGLDHIAPVALKNLYEDLNNTAAKAVQQELYEKAMTVVFNDDQLIPLKYPDTTSIASVSIGREKGNTFQEMLSKYANVAHFAVANKNSDEAVYDAVLNELKKFEVVIIGVQNTNIFNNKDYGISENSRKFIKKLQATTKTIVCVFGNPYSLKFFSTSPNLLCAYEDNEVTYKVVPQVIFGGIQATGRTPVSIGHEIAINSGYDTNPFVKRLRYAYPENAGMDGATLKQIDSIALKAIADKATPGCQVLAVKNGTVVFEKAYGTLTYDKKEQVTNNTLYDVASVSKVAGTLQAVMFLQERDLIDLDKKASFYLPELKNTNKEDLVIKDILTHQAGLIPFLPHWKRTLDTSGFNKCYYSPEKNDTFCRMVIPGLYCINTIEDSLWKWTIESDLLPKPILKKNKKGKVEKRSDKNAYVYSDLGFYIMKRVAEKVLDQSLDEFLRQNFFDPLGLNTLTYCPLGKFPLNQIAPTEDDKYFRKALIRGTVHDQGAALLGGVGGHAGMFSNANDLAVLMQMNLQRGLYGGTRYFLPKTVPLFAEKQFEGNRRGLGWDKPEPDGNGPTSDYASPNTFGHTGFTGTAVWADPDQELVYVFLSNRVYPDAGNQKLIKGGVRTKIQDVLYKAILNYNTDKRITLK; encoded by the coding sequence ATGAATCAGGATGCATGGGTAGATAGCATCATGAACTCAATGTCTCCACAGCAGAGGATTGGTCACTTATTTATGGTGGCAGCCTATTCTAATAAAGGGGAAAAACACGTTAAGGAAATTGAAGAGCTCATCACAAAATATGGTATCGGAGGCCTGATTTTTTTTCAGGGAGGTCCCGTTCGCCAGGCAATTCTCACAAACAGATTTCAGGCTCTTTCCAGGGTTCCTTTATTTATTGCCATGGATGCAGAGTGGGGATTGGGCATGCGACTGGATAGTGTTATCAGTTTTCCCAAGCAGATGACACTTGGAGCAATTGCTGATGACAAATACATTTACAAAATGGGTAAGGAAGTTGCCCGCCAATGCAGAAGACTTGGGGTGCATGTTAATTTTGCCCCATGTGTGGACGTTAACAGCAATCCTAATAATCCGGTCATTGGGATGCGCTCTTTCGGGGAAGATAAAGTAAATGTTGCCAATAAAGGCATCGCTTATATGAAAGGGATGCAGGATAATTTTGTGCTGACTACAGCTAAACATTTTCCAGGGCATGGAGACACAGAGACGGACTCTCACCATACTTTACCAGTTATTAATCACGGTATTCAAAGGTTGACGGATGTTGAAATGTATCCTTTCCGTCAGCTCATTAAAGACAGTGTAATGGGAGTTCTTGTGGGCCATATTCATGTACCTGCATTGGACAATACTCCGAACAGGGCTACAACACTCTCTCCTCATGTTGTAACTGACATACTTAAAAATGATCTTGGTTTTAAAGGTCTTATTTTTACTGATGCCCTGAATATGAAAGGGGTTAGCAGTTTTTATAAGCCTGGGGAAGTTGATTTATATGCTCTGCTTTCGGGTAATGATGTCTTGTTGTTTCCCGAAAATGTTCCTGTCGCAATTGGCAAAATTGAAAAAGCAATTGAAAACAAGCAGCTCTCTCAAGAGGATGTAGATCAAAAAGTAAGAAAGATATTAAGAGCAAAATACTGGGCAGGCCTGGATCATATTGCACCTGTTGCATTAAAAAACCTTTATGAAGATCTCAACAACACTGCAGCTAAGGCCGTTCAGCAGGAGTTGTATGAAAAAGCAATGACAGTTGTTTTTAATGATGATCAGCTTATACCACTAAAATATCCCGATACTACTTCGATAGCTTCAGTTTCAATTGGCAGAGAGAAGGGAAATACTTTTCAGGAAATGCTGAGCAAATATGCCAATGTAGCTCATTTTGCTGTTGCAAATAAAAATTCTGATGAGGCCGTATATGATGCGGTTCTAAATGAATTAAAGAAATTTGAGGTAGTAATTATCGGCGTTCAGAATACAAATATCTTTAATAATAAGGATTATGGTATAAGTGAAAATTCCAGAAAATTTATTAAAAAGCTGCAGGCTACTACTAAAACTATTGTTTGTGTTTTTGGCAATCCTTATAGTCTGAAATTCTTTTCTACAAGCCCTAATCTTCTATGTGCTTATGAAGATAACGAAGTGACTTATAAGGTTGTACCCCAAGTTATTTTCGGAGGAATACAGGCGACAGGGCGTACTCCGGTCTCTATAGGCCACGAGATAGCGATTAATTCAGGATATGATACCAATCCATTTGTCAAGAGACTTCGTTACGCCTATCCTGAAAATGCTGGCATGGATGGGGCGACATTAAAACAAATAGATTCAATTGCTTTAAAAGCAATTGCAGATAAAGCAACTCCTGGTTGCCAGGTTCTTGCAGTGAAAAACGGAACGGTAGTTTTTGAAAAGGCTTATGGGACTCTTACTTATGATAAAAAAGAGCAGGTGACAAATAATACTCTTTATGATGTTGCCTCAGTCTCAAAGGTAGCCGGAACCCTCCAGGCAGTAATGTTTCTGCAGGAAAGAGATTTGATTGACCTTGATAAAAAGGCTTCGTTTTACCTTCCTGAACTAAAAAATACCAATAAAGAAGATCTGGTAATCAAGGATATTCTCACACACCAGGCAGGGTTAATCCCGTTCCTTCCACACTGGAAGCGTACATTAGATACTTCTGGTTTTAATAAATGCTACTACAGTCCTGAGAAAAATGATACTTTCTGCAGAATGGTAATACCGGGATTGTATTGTATCAATACCATCGAAGATTCTTTATGGAAATGGACTATTGAATCTGATCTGCTACCTAAACCTATTCTGAAAAAAAATAAGAAAGGTAAGGTGGAAAAACGGTCTGATAAGAATGCTTATGTATATAGTGACCTTGGGTTTTATATCATGAAGCGTGTCGCCGAAAAGGTTTTAGACCAGTCCCTTGATGAATTCCTCAGGCAGAATTTCTTTGATCCTCTTGGCCTGAACACCCTGACTTATTGCCCATTAGGGAAATTTCCTCTAAATCAGATTGCTCCAACAGAAGATGACAAGTATTTCAGAAAAGCACTGATACGGGGAACAGTGCATGACCAGGGAGCAGCATTACTTGGTGGCGTGGGCGGCCATGCGGGCATGTTCAGCAATGCAAATGATCTGGCAGTGCTTATGCAGATGAATCTACAAAGGGGACTTTATGGAGGGACCAGATATTTTCTGCCGAAGACAGTTCCTTTATTTGCAGAGAAACAGTTTGAAGGCAACAGAAGAGGTTTGGGATGGGATAAACCAGAACCGGACGGAAACGGGCCAACTTCAGATTATGCCTCTCCAAACACCTTTGGACATACTGGTTTTACGGGAACAGCTGTATGGGCAGATCCTGATCAGGAGTTAGTTTATGTTTTCCTTTCAAACAGAGTTTATCCGGATGCCGGAAATCAAAAGCTGATTAAAGGAGGCGTAAGGACTAAGATTCAGGATGTATTGTATAAAGCAATATTAAATTATAATACAGATAAAAGAATAACGCTCAAGTAA